A single window of Paracoccus albus DNA harbors:
- the recG gene encoding ATP-dependent DNA helicase RecG, whose translation MADADRIAPKGRPPILFPLFAETETLPGIGPKAAAAMETMGITRPRDLIFTLPTGGVARRAVASIADLRPPEIATLTVTVSRHIAPTGRGRPHRVICSDGKGDLVLVFFHARKDWLERELPVGQQRIVSGKVELFDGIAQMVHPDHIMKEGEAPPAAYEPVYPLSAGLTQRQMSKATEAALLRAPELPEWIDQSLLSREDWPDWQTALRQAHAPQGPADLAATTAARARLAYDELLAHQVTLALARRQYRRGRGRPTQGHGNLRQHVLDSLPWPPTAAQRRAVDEIAGDLASNLRMNRLLQGDVGAGKTLVAMLSLLIAVEAGGQGVLMAPTEILARQHLRALMPLAEAAGIRIEALTGRDKGDARANILTDLAEGRINILVGTHAVFQDEVRFHDLRLAVIDEQHRFGVAQRVKLAAKGEAAPPDVLVMTATPIPRSLALSQYGDLDLSVLDEKPPGRKPITTIMLDDRRMDEIVERIGKAIASGARAYWVCPLVEESELSDLTAAEARFSALRARFGEVVRMVHGQMPAEERDAAMADFVAGRAQILVATTVIEVGVDVPEASIMVIERAESFGLAQLHQLRGRVGRGQAASSCVLMYHAPLSETGAKRLHTLRETEDGFRIAEVDLEMRGAGDLIGTAQSGLPRFRIADLERQSGLMLTAQSDARAFLERDPELNSERGRAMRTLLWLMEQELAIGLIKTG comes from the coding sequence ATGGCTGACGCTGATCGGATAGCGCCAAAGGGACGCCCGCCCATCCTGTTTCCGTTGTTCGCGGAAACTGAAACTTTGCCGGGGATCGGGCCGAAAGCCGCGGCGGCTATGGAAACGATGGGGATCACGCGCCCGCGCGATCTTATATTCACATTGCCGACCGGCGGTGTGGCCAGACGGGCCGTCGCATCCATCGCGGATCTTCGCCCGCCAGAGATTGCGACGCTGACTGTCACGGTTTCGCGCCATATTGCGCCAACCGGCAGGGGACGTCCGCATCGGGTGATCTGCAGCGATGGAAAGGGCGATCTGGTGCTCGTTTTCTTCCATGCCCGCAAAGATTGGCTGGAGCGTGAATTGCCTGTCGGGCAACAGCGGATCGTTTCCGGCAAGGTTGAGCTGTTCGACGGCATTGCGCAAATGGTGCATCCCGATCACATCATGAAGGAAGGCGAAGCACCGCCCGCGGCCTATGAGCCGGTCTATCCTCTTTCTGCTGGGCTGACACAGCGTCAGATGTCAAAGGCGACAGAGGCTGCGCTGCTTCGCGCACCGGAATTGCCGGAATGGATCGACCAGTCGCTTCTCAGTCGAGAGGACTGGCCGGATTGGCAAACTGCGCTGAGGCAGGCCCATGCACCGCAAGGGCCTGCCGATCTGGCCGCAACGACGGCTGCGCGGGCAAGGCTGGCCTATGATGAATTGCTGGCCCATCAGGTGACTCTGGCTCTGGCGCGGCGGCAATACAGGCGCGGTCGCGGGCGACCGACGCAGGGCCACGGGAATTTGCGCCAGCATGTTCTGGATAGTCTGCCCTGGCCGCCGACCGCAGCGCAGCGCCGTGCCGTCGATGAGATTGCCGGCGACTTGGCGTCGAATCTGCGCATGAACCGCTTGCTTCAGGGCGATGTCGGCGCGGGTAAAACCCTTGTTGCGATGCTGTCCCTTTTGATCGCGGTCGAGGCTGGCGGGCAGGGTGTGCTGATGGCCCCGACAGAGATCCTCGCCCGGCAGCACCTTCGCGCCCTGATGCCATTGGCCGAAGCCGCCGGGATCAGGATCGAAGCGCTGACCGGCCGTGACAAGGGCGATGCGCGAGCCAATATCCTGACCGATCTGGCCGAGGGGCGCATAAATATCCTCGTCGGGACACATGCTGTCTTTCAGGATGAGGTGCGGTTCCACGATCTGCGCCTTGCGGTGATCGACGAACAGCACCGTTTCGGCGTAGCGCAGCGCGTGAAGCTTGCCGCGAAGGGAGAGGCCGCGCCGCCCGACGTGCTTGTCATGACCGCGACGCCGATCCCGCGGTCGCTGGCGCTGTCTCAATACGGCGATCTGGACCTGTCCGTGCTGGACGAAAAGCCTCCTGGCCGCAAACCTATCACGACGATCATGCTGGATGATCGGCGAATGGATGAGATTGTCGAACGGATCGGCAAGGCGATTGCCAGCGGTGCACGCGCCTATTGGGTCTGCCCTCTGGTCGAGGAATCAGAACTGTCGGACCTGACCGCTGCCGAGGCACGCTTTTCGGCCCTGCGCGCGCGTTTCGGCGAGGTGGTGCGGATGGTGCATGGCCAGATGCCGGCCGAGGAACGTGACGCGGCGATGGCTGACTTTGTGGCGGGGCGGGCGCAGATTCTGGTTGCGACCACGGTGATCGAGGTGGGCGTCGATGTGCCAGAGGCCTCGATCATGGTGATTGAGCGGGCGGAAAGTTTCGGTCTGGCCCAGTTGCATCAGTTGCGTGGTCGGGTGGGACGCGGGCAGGCGGCTTCAAGCTGCGTGCTGATGTATCACGCGCCCTTGTCCGAAACCGGCGCGAAACGGCTGCATACGCTGCGTGAAACAGAGGATGGCTTCCGCATCGCCGAGGTCGATCTGGAGATGCGGGGCGCAGGCGATCTGATCGGAACGGCGCAATCCGGGCTGCCACGCTTTCGAATCGCCGATCTGGAACGGCAGTCGGGCCTGATGCTGACCGCGCAAAGCGATGCGCGCGCATTTCTGGAACGTGACCCGGAGCTGAACAGTGAGCGGGGCCGGGCGATGCGCACGCTTTTATGGCTTATGGAACAAGAGCTTGCGATCGGTCTGATTAAGACTGGTTAA
- a CDS encoding patatin-like phospholipase family protein, with amino-acid sequence MEQRNINLALQGGGAHGAFTWGVLDRLLDEHWLDFAAISGTSAGALNGAAMQAGLAAAPGRNGRRAARENLSHVWSEIGEVSDSRVVRWLHSFFPAPRSMERVTELFSPFAWFESLTRLFSPYDYGPFYSNPLSTILKTLPYPDLGAEGSTCIFVNATNVRTGLPRVFSGSEVTVDAVLASACLPTIYRAVEIFDPRSGQNEEYWDGGYSGNPSLWPLYGQDFPRDIVIVNINPMRREEVPHSPAAIADRVNEVSFNAALLSELRAINFVKRLHNEGRLHGGRVMKNVLVHMIMDDTLMNDLSARSKIMPDPGMLDLMFSAGQTAAHQFIENHADDIGQRDSTDLSSIFLPPVDVG; translated from the coding sequence ATGGAACAGCGGAATATCAATCTGGCGCTGCAGGGCGGCGGGGCGCATGGCGCCTTCACCTGGGGCGTTCTGGACAGGCTCCTGGATGAGCATTGGCTGGATTTCGCAGCGATCAGCGGGACTTCTGCCGGTGCGCTGAACGGTGCGGCGATGCAGGCGGGGCTGGCAGCGGCGCCGGGGCGCAACGGTCGTCGTGCTGCGCGCGAAAACCTGAGCCATGTCTGGTCCGAAATCGGTGAGGTCAGCGATTCGCGCGTGGTCCGCTGGCTGCACTCTTTCTTTCCGGCGCCCCGCAGCATGGAACGGGTGACAGAGCTTTTCTCTCCCTTCGCGTGGTTCGAGAGCCTGACAAGGCTGTTCAGCCCCTACGATTACGGCCCGTTCTACTCTAACCCGCTGAGCACCATTCTGAAAACGCTGCCATATCCCGATCTGGGGGCAGAAGGCTCGACCTGCATCTTTGTGAACGCGACCAATGTGCGCACCGGCTTGCCGCGTGTCTTCAGCGGGTCAGAGGTTACGGTCGATGCGGTGCTGGCCTCTGCCTGTTTGCCGACGATTTACCGGGCGGTGGAAATCTTCGATCCGCGCAGCGGTCAGAATGAGGAATATTGGGACGGCGGTTATTCGGGTAACCCTTCGCTGTGGCCTTTGTACGGGCAGGACTTTCCCCGCGACATCGTGATCGTCAACATCAACCCCATGCGCCGCGAAGAGGTGCCGCATTCGCCGGCGGCAATCGCGGATCGGGTGAACGAGGTCAGCTTCAACGCCGCCTTGCTGTCGGAACTGCGCGCGATCAATTTCGTCAAGCGGCTGCACAACGAAGGTCGGTTGCATGGCGGGCGCGTGATGAAAAACGTGCTTGTTCACATGATCATGGACGACACGCTGATGAACGACCTGTCGGCCCGCAGCAAGATCATGCCTGATCCCGGAATGCTTGATCTGATGTTCTCGGCGGGACAGACGGCAGCGCATCAGTTCATCGAGAACCATGCCGATGATATCGGTCAGCGCGATTCCACCGATTTGTCATCAATATTCTTGCCGCCGGTCGACGTCGGATAA
- a CDS encoding DUF502 domain-containing protein yields MTEDLPPLRRKRRIIRRTGPLAALRASFLTGLIVIAPIGITVWLIWTLTGWMDSWVLPLIPLRWRPENYIGIDLRGLGVVVFLIVTLLIGWMARGWFGKLVIGGGEALFARMPIIGAVYGGIKQIAETILSQGDGKFDRACLVEYPRRGVWGLGFIAGPAKGEIAKEAASRGQGKFLAVFLPTTPNPTSGFLLFVPEQDVHILDMTPEEAAKLVISGGLVYPTSTGGKNIDDKSVESR; encoded by the coding sequence ATGACCGAAGACCTGCCCCCGCTCCGGCGCAAACGCCGCATCATTCGCCGTACCGGGCCGCTAGCGGCATTGCGGGCGTCGTTTCTGACCGGGCTGATCGTCATCGCACCCATTGGCATTACCGTCTGGCTGATCTGGACGCTGACGGGTTGGATGGACAGCTGGGTTCTGCCGCTGATCCCTTTGCGTTGGCGGCCCGAAAACTATATCGGCATCGACCTGCGCGGACTGGGCGTCGTGGTCTTCCTGATCGTCACGCTTCTGATCGGCTGGATGGCACGGGGCTGGTTCGGAAAACTGGTGATCGGCGGCGGTGAGGCACTTTTCGCACGAATGCCCATCATCGGCGCCGTTTACGGCGGTATCAAGCAGATTGCCGAAACCATCCTCAGCCAGGGCGACGGCAAATTCGACCGCGCCTGCCTTGTCGAATATCCACGCCGTGGCGTCTGGGGATTGGGCTTCATCGCCGGTCCGGCCAAGGGTGAAATCGCCAAAGAAGCCGCCAGCCGTGGGCAAGGAAAGTTCCTTGCCGTGTTCCTGCCGACGACCCCCAACCCGACCTCCGGCTTTCTGCTTTTCGTGCCTGAACAGGATGTCCACATTCTGGACATGACACCGGAAGAGGCCGCGAAGCTCGTGATCTCCGGCGGGCTGGTTTATCCGACGTCGACCGGCGGCAAGAATATTGATGACAAATCGGTGGAATCGCGCTGA
- a CDS encoding pseudouridine-5'-phosphate glycosidase: MNAIELSPEVARALDNGAPVVALESTIITHGMPFPQNLEMARNVEAEIRDGGAAPATIAVIDGRIRVGLDDEAMQALAKTPQSQVMKLSRADLAVCVATGRTGATTVAATMICAKLAGIEVFATGGIGGVHRGAENSFDISADLQELAQTPVTVICAGAKAILDLSKTLEVLETLGVPVIAYGQDQLPAFWSRESGLKAPLRMDSAAEIARAAAMRKTLGIPGGQLVTNPIPVQAEIPRATIAPIVDQALADAARHRIAAKAVTPYLLQRIFELTEGRSLEANIELVLNNARLGAKIAAELSAITD, encoded by the coding sequence ATGAACGCCATTGAACTGAGCCCAGAAGTCGCCCGCGCTCTGGATAACGGCGCACCGGTCGTCGCGTTGGAATCGACGATCATCACCCACGGTATGCCATTCCCGCAAAACCTAGAGATGGCCCGCAATGTCGAGGCTGAAATCCGCGATGGCGGCGCAGCGCCCGCGACCATAGCGGTGATCGATGGTCGTATTCGCGTGGGCCTTGACGATGAGGCGATGCAGGCACTGGCGAAAACGCCACAGTCTCAGGTTATGAAGTTGTCGCGCGCTGATCTGGCGGTCTGCGTTGCGACCGGACGAACCGGCGCGACGACAGTTGCCGCAACGATGATCTGCGCAAAACTTGCCGGGATCGAGGTCTTTGCGACGGGCGGCATTGGCGGTGTCCATCGCGGCGCAGAAAACAGCTTTGATATCTCTGCCGACCTGCAGGAGCTTGCCCAGACCCCGGTGACCGTTATCTGCGCGGGCGCGAAAGCCATTCTCGACCTGTCCAAAACGCTGGAAGTGCTGGAAACCCTGGGGGTTCCGGTCATCGCCTATGGTCAGGACCAGCTTCCCGCATTCTGGTCGCGCGAATCCGGCTTGAAGGCACCGCTTCGTATGGACAGCGCCGCCGAGATCGCGCGTGCGGCCGCGATGCGCAAAACCCTTGGTATTCCGGGCGGACAGCTTGTCACCAACCCCATACCTGTGCAGGCAGAGATCCCTCGCGCAACGATAGCACCGATCGTCGATCAGGCTTTGGCAGATGCCGCGCGTCACCGGATCGCGGCAAAGGCCGTCACGCCCTATCTGTTGCAACGGATCTTTGAGCTGACTGAGGGGCGCTCGCTGGAAGCCAATATCGAACTGGTGCTGAACAATGCACGTCTCGGGGCAAAAATCGCCGCTGAACTTTCCGCGATAACCGACTAG
- a CDS encoding PfkB family carbohydrate kinase: protein MNRTPDLLCIGAMLWDVIGRSPRKMAAGADQPGRIAHLPGGVALNVALAVARWGMSPAILSAVGPDAEGEALISAVEKCGVLTDYLCRDGGPTDVYMAIEDVNGLIAAIADAHSLEEAGDMILEPIRDGRLSSPENPWQGVAVIDGNLTTDQLSRIAAEPGLAQADLRIVPASPGKAERLAPLIGAAHGCFYLNRFEAEVLCGHALPDGPTAAQAMLDRGMHRVIVTDGGETVADGLAGHGVIAARPPKVTIARVTGAGDSFLAAHIAAERAGADRQESLHRATQAAAAHVSGKDMP, encoded by the coding sequence ATGAACAGGACACCAGATCTTCTATGCATCGGTGCGATGCTTTGGGATGTGATCGGGCGCAGCCCGCGCAAGATGGCGGCGGGTGCCGATCAGCCCGGCCGCATCGCGCATCTGCCCGGCGGAGTGGCGCTGAATGTCGCACTCGCCGTTGCGCGTTGGGGCATGTCACCGGCCATACTTTCCGCGGTAGGGCCAGATGCTGAGGGCGAGGCGCTGATTTCTGCCGTCGAAAAATGCGGTGTGTTGACGGATTATCTGTGCCGCGACGGCGGGCCGACCGATGTCTATATGGCGATTGAAGATGTGAACGGGCTGATCGCAGCCATTGCCGATGCTCATTCGCTGGAAGAGGCAGGCGATATGATCCTTGAACCCATTCGCGATGGACGCCTGTCATCGCCTGAGAATCCCTGGCAGGGCGTGGCCGTGATCGACGGCAATCTGACGACGGATCAGCTTTCACGCATTGCCGCAGAGCCGGGCCTGGCGCAGGCCGATCTGCGCATCGTTCCGGCCAGTCCCGGCAAGGCAGAGCGTCTTGCGCCGCTGATAGGTGCAGCGCATGGCTGCTTCTACCTCAACCGCTTTGAGGCAGAGGTATTGTGCGGCCATGCTCTGCCAGACGGGCCGACGGCGGCTCAGGCGATGCTGGATCGCGGGATGCATCGCGTCATCGTCACAGATGGCGGCGAAACCGTGGCCGATGGTCTTGCCGGACATGGCGTCATTGCCGCCCGTCCGCCCAAGGTGACGATTGCCCGGGTGACAGGTGCAGGCGACAGTTTCCTTGCGGCGCATATTGCTGCAGAACGCGCCGGTGCCGACCGTCAAGAATCGCTGCACCGCGCCACGCAGGCCGCCGCTGCCCATGTTTCCGGAAAGGATATGCCATGA
- a CDS encoding penicillin acylase family protein: MLTLFRWTLRLTIGLIIVLVLAAVLVWYFAMRSLPDYNASYRVGGIGAEVEIVRSTDNVPHIFAESDHDAFFALGLAHAQDRLFQMTTLRRAAKGRLAEIYGERAVAFDDLARRLGLGRVARESYAVQDEQTKDALRAYADGVNQWIGIVNEQALGRGAPEFFLLPDDISYWEPSDSLAILKLYAAATSRQIPAEVLRAQLSIAAPERGQDIVASLGEPALPVYSTLFPNVRVGSQQSGGANEWPLDLAGYLTPFSGMSASGFAAEAQRTTAGQALLANDAEAALTMPSLWYLARLRMPSADVIGATIPGVPAILSGRSAQLAWGVVPAQVDDADIHIEEIQPGDSNRYRGLSGWQDLVTRREIIRVRDAPDRSITLRATENGPLLSGASYDLLSVIPSGHAASLSWTGLSANDRTMSALIGIMSAQDRDSALQAGAIWGAPAMRLTLADRRGISQNLVGLLPQRLAEHATLGRMPTPGWIATNRWQGLAQAETQDATANGLARSAAVLPPLQGDLPLGFDGDTALREGRLGRLLEGREVHSRDSFIDMQLDVVSPAARTLLPLIGADLWFTGEPAAPGTPERQRQDALRLLAEWDGAMSEHLPEPLIYAAWLAALQERLVRDDLGPLADRFRALRPGFIERVYRNRNGSAAWCDIRQSAAVETCPTLARQALDQAIYDLTERYGPDVTSWRWGDAHEAVQIHPALGPIPRLGWIANLRQSLSGGDTTLARAPQLASPDRPYQPASASAYRGVYDLADPDNSVFIIASGQSGHPFSRHYDDLAVRWRRGEYITMSLDPELARAAGVGTTHLYPNASTPAENHSDPPAD, translated from the coding sequence ATGCTGACCCTGTTCCGCTGGACACTTCGGCTGACCATCGGTCTGATCATCGTGCTGGTTCTTGCAGCGGTGCTGGTCTGGTATTTCGCCATGCGCTCTTTGCCGGACTACAACGCCAGCTATCGCGTCGGAGGGATCGGGGCAGAGGTAGAGATCGTCCGCTCTACCGACAATGTGCCGCATATATTCGCCGAAAGCGATCATGATGCCTTCTTCGCGCTTGGGCTGGCACACGCGCAGGATCGTCTGTTTCAGATGACGACATTGCGCCGCGCGGCGAAAGGACGGCTGGCCGAAATCTATGGCGAGCGTGCTGTTGCCTTTGACGATCTTGCCCGAAGGCTGGGACTTGGGCGCGTCGCGCGCGAATCCTATGCGGTCCAGGACGAACAGACGAAGGACGCACTGCGCGCCTATGCTGACGGGGTCAATCAATGGATCGGCATTGTCAATGAGCAGGCGCTTGGTCGTGGTGCGCCCGAATTCTTCTTGCTGCCCGACGATATATCTTATTGGGAGCCATCCGATTCACTGGCGATCCTGAAGCTGTATGCTGCCGCCACAAGCCGTCAGATCCCGGCCGAGGTTCTGCGAGCCCAGTTGTCTATTGCCGCGCCAGAGCGTGGTCAGGATATCGTCGCCAGTCTGGGGGAGCCTGCGCTTCCGGTCTATTCGACCCTGTTCCCGAACGTGCGCGTTGGCAGCCAGCAGTCCGGCGGAGCCAACGAATGGCCCCTTGACCTTGCCGGTTACCTGACGCCGTTCAGCGGCATGTCGGCCAGTGGCTTTGCCGCAGAGGCGCAGCGAACCACCGCCGGACAAGCCCTGCTTGCCAATGATGCAGAGGCCGCGCTGACCATGCCGTCGCTTTGGTATCTTGCCCGGCTGCGGATGCCTTCGGCTGATGTCATTGGGGCAACCATTCCAGGCGTACCCGCCATATTGTCCGGGCGCTCGGCACAGCTGGCATGGGGTGTCGTGCCCGCGCAGGTCGACGACGCGGATATACATATCGAGGAGATCCAGCCGGGCGATTCAAATCGCTACCGCGGCCTCAGCGGCTGGCAGGACCTTGTCACGCGCCGAGAGATCATTCGCGTGCGCGACGCGCCCGACCGTTCCATCACCTTGCGGGCGACGGAAAACGGGCCGCTGCTGTCTGGCGCAAGCTATGATCTGCTGTCGGTGATACCGTCAGGCCATGCGGCTTCGCTGTCCTGGACCGGTCTGTCTGCCAATGACCGCACGATGAGCGCATTGATCGGCATCATGTCCGCGCAGGATCGTGACAGTGCCCTGCAGGCAGGTGCAATCTGGGGTGCGCCCGCGATGCGGCTGACGCTGGCGGACAGACGAGGCATTTCGCAGAATCTGGTCGGCCTGCTGCCGCAGCGTCTGGCCGAGCACGCAACCCTGGGAAGGATGCCGACACCCGGTTGGATCGCGACGAACCGCTGGCAAGGGCTCGCACAGGCAGAGACGCAGGACGCGACGGCAAACGGCCTCGCACGGAGTGCAGCCGTGCTCCCGCCTCTGCAAGGCGACCTGCCGCTTGGCTTCGATGGCGACACGGCGCTGAGGGAGGGTCGTCTTGGCCGCCTGCTGGAAGGCCGTGAAGTCCACAGCCGCGACAGCTTCATCGATATGCAGCTGGATGTGGTCAGCCCTGCCGCCCGCACGCTGTTGCCGCTGATCGGTGCCGATCTTTGGTTCACCGGCGAACCCGCAGCACCCGGCACACCCGAACGGCAAAGACAGGATGCGCTTCGCCTGCTGGCGGAATGGGACGGCGCGATGAGCGAGCACCTGCCCGAACCGCTGATCTATGCCGCATGGCTGGCCGCATTGCAGGAACGACTTGTGCGCGACGATCTTGGCCCGCTGGCCGATCGCTTCCGGGCATTGCGCCCCGGCTTCATCGAACGCGTCTATCGCAACCGAAACGGGTCTGCGGCGTGGTGCGATATCCGCCAGTCTGCAGCGGTGGAGACCTGTCCTACGCTGGCGCGTCAGGCGCTCGATCAGGCGATTTACGATCTGACAGAGCGCTATGGGCCGGATGTCACAAGCTGGCGGTGGGGCGACGCGCATGAGGCGGTGCAGATTCACCCCGCCCTTGGTCCGATCCCGAGACTCGGCTGGATTGCCAATCTGCGCCAATCGCTTTCGGGCGGTGACACGACTTTGGCGCGGGCGCCGCAGCTTGCATCGCCCGACAGGCCCTATCAACCGGCAAGCGCATCGGCATATCGTGGCGTCTATGATCTTGCCGATCCCGACAACTCTGTCTTTATCATCGCATCAGGCCAGTCAGGACATCCGTTCTCCCGCCACTATGACGATCTCGCGGTACGCTGGCGCCGTGGCGAATATATCACCATGTCCCTTGATCCGGAGCTTGCGCGGGCCGCTGGCGTCGGCACCACGCACCTGTATCCCAATGCTTCAACCCCTGCGGAAAATCACAGTGATCCCCCGGCAGACTGA
- a CDS encoding NAD(P)-dependent oxidoreductase, giving the protein MAKLAFLGLGVMGYPMAGHLAKAGHQVTVYNRTGEKAAKWVKEHGGASAETPREAAVGAEFVMACVGNDDDLRSVCLGDDGAFAGMEKGAVFTDHTTVSARVTRELADAAAEIGAAYVDAPVSGGQAGAENGQLSIMCGGEQKDFDRAQPIMDSYAKICRLMGPVGAGQTTKMCNQIAIAGLVQGLSESLRFAEASGLDIENVVEVISQGAAGSWQMVNRHKTMAAGEFEHGFAVDWMRKDLGICLSTADDLEVSLPVTALVDQFYKDVQMMGGGRWDTSSLIARLRK; this is encoded by the coding sequence ATGGCGAAGCTGGCATTTCTTGGACTTGGGGTAATGGGTTATCCCATGGCCGGGCATCTGGCAAAGGCCGGGCATCAGGTGACGGTCTATAACCGCACCGGGGAAAAGGCCGCCAAATGGGTCAAGGAACATGGCGGCGCGTCGGCAGAAACACCGCGAGAGGCCGCAGTCGGGGCAGAGTTTGTCATGGCCTGCGTCGGCAATGATGACGATCTGCGCAGTGTATGTCTTGGTGATGACGGCGCATTCGCCGGGATGGAAAAGGGCGCGGTCTTTACCGATCATACGACCGTGTCCGCCCGCGTGACCCGTGAATTGGCGGACGCGGCGGCAGAAATCGGCGCGGCCTATGTCGATGCGCCGGTCTCAGGCGGGCAGGCCGGGGCAGAAAACGGCCAGCTTTCCATCATGTGCGGCGGAGAGCAGAAGGATTTCGACCGCGCGCAGCCGATCATGGACAGCTATGCGAAGATATGCCGCCTGATGGGGCCGGTCGGTGCCGGTCAGACCACAAAGATGTGCAATCAGATTGCCATTGCCGGACTGGTGCAGGGCCTGTCCGAATCTCTGCGCTTTGCCGAGGCATCGGGCCTGGACATCGAGAATGTGGTCGAGGTGATCAGCCAGGGCGCCGCCGGAAGCTGGCAGATGGTCAATCGCCACAAGACGATGGCAGCGGGTGAGTTCGAACACGGCTTTGCCGTCGACTGGATGCGCAAGGATCTTGGCATCTGCCTGTCGACCGCGGATGATCTGGAGGTCAGCCTTCCCGTCACAGCCCTTGTCGATCAGTTCTACAAGGATGTGCAGATGATGGGTGGCGGGCGGTGGGATACCTCGTCCCTGATTGCAAGACTACGCAAGTGA
- a CDS encoding aldo/keto reductase — MERIALNGDLELSRIVYGMWRLADDNDRSEANVRAKIEACLEQGITSFDQADIYGDYESQRVLGQALKAAPELRDRIEIVSKADIALISDKFPDRRTKHYDTGRAHIMASVDASLAEMGLDYLDLLLIHRPDPLMDHRETGAVLDELVTTGKVRAVGVSNFRLFDWTLLQSAMRTPLVTNQIELSLMNSEPFRNGDVAFLQERDISPMAWSPLAGGALFDQSQQPILNRLKEIGAEQGVDVTAVAIGWLLHHPAKIIPVLGTNNLERISRISDATKVTLDRETWFELYELGNGVEVP, encoded by the coding sequence ATGGAACGTATTGCCCTGAATGGTGATCTGGAACTCAGCCGGATCGTTTACGGCATGTGGCGACTTGCCGATGATAACGACCGCAGCGAAGCGAACGTCCGCGCCAAGATCGAAGCCTGTTTGGAACAGGGTATCACCAGTTTCGATCAGGCCGATATTTACGGCGACTATGAAAGCCAGCGTGTTCTGGGTCAGGCCCTGAAAGCCGCGCCAGAGCTGCGCGACAGGATCGAAATCGTGTCCAAGGCGGACATTGCGCTGATCTCTGACAAATTTCCGGATCGGCGGACCAAGCATTACGATACGGGCCGCGCGCATATCATGGCCTCGGTCGATGCCTCGCTGGCGGAAATGGGTCTGGACTATCTGGACCTGCTGTTGATCCACCGGCCTGATCCGCTGATGGATCACCGCGAAACGGGCGCTGTGCTGGATGAGCTGGTAACAACCGGCAAGGTCCGCGCCGTTGGCGTGTCGAACTTTCGACTGTTCGACTGGACCTTGCTGCAATCGGCCATGCGCACGCCGCTTGTGACCAACCAGATCGAGCTGAGCCTGATGAACAGCGAGCCGTTCCGAAACGGCGATGTGGCGTTCCTGCAGGAACGCGACATTTCACCGATGGCGTGGTCGCCCCTGGCTGGTGGTGCGCTGTTCGACCAATCGCAACAGCCGATCCTGAACAGGTTGAAGGAAATCGGCGCTGAACAGGGCGTGGATGTTACGGCGGTCGCGATAGGGTGGCTGCTTCATCATCCGGCGAAAATTATCCCCGTGCTTGGCACCAACAACCTGGAACGCATCAGCCGGATTTCAGACGCGACAAAGGTCACGCTGGATCGTGAGACATGGTTTGAGCTTTACGAGCTCGGCAATGGCGTCGAGGTGCCGTGA